Part of the Streptomyces sp. NBC_00457 genome, AACTCCATCGACAAGAACCTCGACAAGATCGGCGACAAGACCGACAACGCCGACGTCAACAAGGCGGTGGACGACCTCCAGCAGGCCGTCACCAACGTCCGTGACGCCGTCAAGAACGGCGACGAGACCCCCGACATCAGCCCGGTCACCGACGCGGCCGGCGAACTGACGAAGGTCTGCACGCCGTAAGACACGGTCGGCCGGGCCGGGATACTGGACGCCATGACCCGCCTGATCCTCGCCACCCGCAACGCCGGAAAAATCACCGAACTCAAGGCGATCCTCGCCGACGCAGGCCTGCCCCACGACCTCGTCGGCGCGGACGCCTACCCCGACATCCCCGACGTCAAGGAAACGGGCGTCACCTTCGCCGAAAACGCCCTGCTGAAGGCCCACGCCCTGGCCCAGGCAACGGGCCTGCCCGCCGTCGCCGACGACTCCGGCCTGTGCGTCGACGTCCTCAACGGAGCGCCGGGCATCTTCTCCGCCCGCTGGTCCGGCCGCCACGGCGACGACCGCGCCAACCTGGACCTCCTGCTCGCCCAGCTCTCCGACATCCCCGACGAACACCGCGGCGCCCACTTCGCGTGCGCGGCGGCGCTCGCGTTGCCGGACGGGACGGAGCGCGTGGTCGAGGGGCAGCTGCGGGGCGTGCTCCGGCATACGCCGGTCGGCACGAACGGCTTCGGCTACGACCCGATTCTCCAGCCGGAGGGGGAGACACGGACGTGCGCCGAGATGAGCGCGGAGGAGAAGAACGCGATCAGCCATCGGGGGAAGGCGTTCCGGGCGCTGGTGCCGGTGGTTCGGGAGCTGTTGGGCTGAATACTGGTGCGGCCGGAGGGACTCGAACCCTCACGGGAGTTACCCCACTGGGACCTAAACCCAGCGTGACTGCCAATTCCACCACGGCCGCCCGATGATGCTGCCCGGTCATGCTACTGGCCGGGCAGCACGGTCAGATCCCCAGATCCTTGATGATCTTGGCCACGTGCCCCGTAGCCCGCACGTTGTACAGCGCCCGCTCCACCTTGCCCTCCTCGTCCACGATCACCGTCGATCGGATGACGCCCATATAGGTCTTGCCGTAGTTCTTCTTCTCGCCGTAGGCGCCGTAGGACTCGATGACGGTCTTCTCGGGGTCCCCGACCAGCGTGACCTTGAGGTTTTCCTTCTCGCGGAACTTGGCGAGCTTTTCGGGGGCGTCGGGGGAGATGCCGATGACGTCGTAGCCGGCGCCGGTCAGGAGTTCCAGGTTGTCCGTGAAGTCGCAGGCCTGCTTCGTGCAGCCGGGGGTCAGGGCGGCCGGGTAGAAGTAGACGATGACCTTGCGGCCCTTGTGGTCGGACAGGGAGACCTCGGTGCCGTCGGCGTCGGGGAGGGTGAAGGCGGGGGCGGTGTCCCCGGGCTGCAGTCGCTCAGTCATTCCGCCAGAGTAACGGGGGGTCCTGACAGTGCGGTCGGCGTAAGAGCTGACAGACTGTCCGGAACAGCGCAGCACCAGACTTCGGAGGCCGTACGGTGGCGGACACCTCGGACACCAGAACCCCGGCGCAGATCGAGGCGGACATCAAGCATCGCCGTGACGTGCTGGCCGAGACGCTCGACGAGATCGGGGTGCGGGTGCATCCCAAGACGATCGTCGGGGACGCCAAGGCCAAGGTCGTCTCCAATGTCGATCGCACCCTCGGCCGGGCCTATGTGAGCGTCAATCGGGTCGTGAGCGATGTGAAGGGGCAGTTCGTTGATCACAAGGGTGCGCCTCGGCTCGAGCGCATCGTGCCCGTCGCTCTCGTCGCCGTCGGGCTCGTGGGGCTGCTGGCCCTGGGCAGCCGACGCCGTAAGGGCTGACCCGGCGGCTTACGGACGGGTCGAAGGCAGGTAGGTTCGGGGCGTGAGCGCCAACAGTAACGAGCACAGCACCCAGGACGACAAGCTGCCCATCCGGATGCTGCACGACCGTGTACTCGTGCGGCAGGAGACCGGTGAGGGCGAGCGGCGGTCGGGCGGGGGCATCCTGATTCCCGCCACTGCGGCGGTCGGGCGGCGGCTGGCCTGGGCCGAGGTCGTCGCGGTGGGGCAGAACGTACGGACCGTGGAGCCGGGCGACCGGGTCCTGTACGACCCGGAGGACCGGGCCGAGGTGGAGGTGCGCGGCATCGCCTACGTGCTCATGCGCGAGCGCGATCTGCATGCCGTGGCCGCGGACCGCTTCGAGGGATCCGAGGACTCCACGGGGCTGTACCTGTAGAACAACGGCTTGTGGGGCTGGTGGCCCGTCGTCACCAGCCCCTGCTTAATTCGCTGAAAGAGTCATTCACTGAAGAGCGGTGGGTCCCCGCCCGCCGACGTCCCCTCCGTCGTGTCACCCGTGCCACCCGTGTCGCCGCCCGTCGTGTCACCCGTCGTCCCGCCGGTCGACGTGTCGCCCGTCGTACCGCCCGTGGTCGTGTCGCCCGTCGTGCCGCCGTCGGTCGTGGTGCCGTCGGTGGTGGTGTCTCCGGTGGTGCCCCCGTCGGTTGTCGTGCCGCCGGTCGTCGTGCCGCCCGTGGTGGTCGTGCCGCCGTCGGTCTGGCCCTGGGTGTCCTGGCCGCCGGTGGTGGTGCCGTCCGTGGGGCGGCCGGTGGTCGCGTCGTCGGTCGGGGCCTCCGGGTCCGGGTCGGCGGGCGGCTCGCCCGTCGGCGTTTGCGGTTCGTTCGCGCCCTCCTGGAGCTGGAGGTCGAAGTCGTTGACCGGGGTGCCCTTCAGGGCGTCCTTGGTGAACTGGGCCCAGATGTCGGCGGGCGCGCCGCCGCCGTTGATACGGGGCTCGCCCATCGCGCCGTAGAGGGGCTTGTGCGCGGCCGTGACCGGGTCCTGGCCCATGACGGAGACGACCGTCGCCAGGTCGGGGGTGTAGCCCGCGAACCAGGCGGCCGTGTCCTCCTCCGCGGTGCCGGTCTTGCCCGCCGCCGGGCGGCCGGCGGCCTGGGCGGCGGTGGCGGTGCCGTTGTCGACGACGCTCTGCAGCATCGATGTCGTGGTGTCGGCGGCCTCGCGGGTGACGACCTGCCGGGTGGACCGCTTGGGCAGGTCCACGACGTCCGCGCCGTCCTTGGTGATCTTGTTGATCAGCGTGTACGTGCCGTGCTTGCCGTGGTTGGCGAGTGTCGCGTAGGCCTCCGCCATGTCGAGGACGCTGGCGGTGGCCGGGCCGAGGGCGATGGACGGGGTGGCGGTCAGGTCGGGGGTGGTGCCCGGGATGCCGAGGTCGACCGCGGTCTGGCGGACCTTGTCGGGGCCTACGTCGACGGCCAGCTGCGCGTACACCGAGTTGACGGACTTGTCGGTGGCGGTGCGGACGGTGATGTCGCCGTAGTTGACGTCGTCCTCGTTCTCGGGGGCGTAGGCGCCGCTCCAGCCTTGTACGGGGCGTTCGCTGGTGCCGTCGTAGACCGTGTTCGGGGTGATGGGGCGGCCGTCCTGGGTGACGGACTCGTTCTCGACGGCGGAGGTGAACACGAACGGTTTGAAGGTGGAGCCGACCTGGAAGTCGCGGCGGGTGGCGTTGTTCGTGTACTGCTTCACGTAGTCGATGCCGCCGTACATGGCGACGACCTTGCCGGTCTTGGGTTCGACGGCGGCGCCGCCCGCGCGGACGTAGGTGTCGACCTTGTTGTTCTTCTTGTCGAGCTTGGACATCAACTGGTCGTCGACGGCCTTCACGAAGGCGTTCTGCCGGGTCTTCTGCAGGGTGGTCGTGATGCGGTAGCCGCCGGCGTCCAGTTCCTCCGCGGTGACGACCTTGTTCTGGGTGAGGTAGTCCTTGATCGCGGCGACGATGTAGCCGCGCTGCCCGGACATGCCGGTCGAGACGGTCTGTTCCTTCGGCATCGGGAACTTCAGGCCCGCCCGGTCGGCCTTGCTCAGCCAGCCCTCCTTGACCATGCCGTCGAGGACGTACCGCCAACGGCCCTCGGCGGCGGCCTTGTTCTCGGGGTGGGCGACGACGTCGTACTCGCTGGGCGCGTTCAGCAGGGCGGCGAGGTAGGCGCCGTGGGCGGCGTCGAGGTCGTCGGCGTCCATGCCGTAGTAGGCCTGGGCGGCGGCCTGGATGCCGTAGGCGTTGCGGCCGAAGTAGCTGGTGTTGAGGTAGCCCTGGAGGATGTCGTCCTTGCTCTGCTCCTGGTCCAGCTTGATCGAGATGAAGAACTCCTTCACCTTGCGGGTGACGGTCTGTTCCTGGGCCAGGTAGTAGTTCTTGACGTACTGCTGGGTGATCGTCGAGCCGGACTGCTTGCCCTTGCCGGTCGCCGTGTTCCAGGCGGCGCGGACCATCGCCGTGGGGTCGATCGCGGACTCGGAGTAGAAGTCGCGGTCCTCGGCGGCCAGTACGGAGTGCTGGGCGGCCTTGGAGATCTGCGCGAGGGTGACGTTCTCCCGGTTGACCTCGCCGTCACGGGCGAGCTGACTGCCGTCCGCGTAGAGGTAGATGTTGCTCTGCTTGGTCGCGAGCGCGTTCGCGGGCGGGATCTTGACCAGGGAGTAGCCGAGGAAGAACAGGCCGGCCAGCAGCAGCGTCCCGATGATGCAGGTGCCGAGCACCATGCGCCAGGTGGGGATCAGCCGGCGCCAACCGGTGCGCTCGGGGCGCTTCTTGCCAGGGTCCGGCTGGTGCGGCTGCGGCTGGTCGTTCATGTTGTGCACGGACTCCTGTTTTACGTCGTACGTTCCCGTACGCCCTCGTACGTCTTCTGTGCCCCCTGTTGAAGACTGTCGCACCCGCCGATCAGTTCCCTGCCTCGGCACGCGTCGAGCCGGGAAAATACGTGGCAGTCCGCGTCGTCGGCGCACTAGGCTCCTGCGCTTCGGTGCCGGGCGCGGGCGAGGAGGGCGTGGGTGTGGGCTCGGTGCGGTTGTACGCGGCCGTGGCCGCGGGGAGTTTCCGACGGTACGCGACGTATCGGGTGGCCACGGCGGCGGGGGTTTTCACCAACACCGTCTTCGGGCTGATCCTCGTCTACACGTATCTCGCGCTGTGGGACGAGCGGCCGGATCTGGGCGGGTACGACCAGGCGCAGGCCGTGACCTATGTGTGGCTGGGGCAGGCGCTGTTCGCGGCGCTGGCCATCCAGGGCGGGGGCTTCGAGAACGAGCTCATGGAACGCATCCGCACCGGTGAGATCGCGGTCGATCTGTACCGGCCGGCCGATCTCCAACTGTGGTGGCTGGCGAGCGACTTGGGGCGGATGCTGTTCCAGTTGGCGGGGCGGGGCGTGATCCCGTTCGTCTTCGGTGCGCTGTTCTTCCCGATGGCCCTGCCGGGGGACGTCGGCACCTGGGCGGCGTTCCTGGTCACGCTGTTGCTGGCGGCCCTCGTCAGCTTCGGGATCCGCTATCTGGCGGCGTTGAGCGTGTTCTGGCTCATGGACGCCAGGGGTGTCATGCAGGCCCTGATGGTCACGGGCATCTTCTGCTCGGGCATGACACTGCCGCTGAACGCCTTCCCTGACGCGCTCGGCGACGTGGTCCAGGCGCTGCCGTGGGCCGCGCAGCTGCAGGTCCCGGCGGATGTGCTGATGGGGGAGTCCGCCCCGCTCGGGGCGTTCGCCTTCCAGGCGGCGTGGGCGGTGGCACTGCTGGCGGCGGGGCGGCTGTTGCAGTCGGCCGCTACGCGGAGGGTGGTGGTGCAGGGTGGGTGAGACGAGCCGTCTGGTGGACGGGGTGCGGGCCTACCTGCTGATCGCCGGGATGTGGATCCGGGCCGGCATGACCTACCGCGTCTCCTTCGTCGTCACGGTCCTCGGCAACCTGCTGCTGTCCGGCCTTGACTTCGTCGGCATCCTGCTGATGTTCTCGCAGGTCGACTCGCTCGGCGGCTGGACGCTGCCCGAAGTGGCCTTTCTGTACGGCCTGTCGGTGACGGCGTTCGGCATCACCGACCTGCTGCTCGGCTCGTCGGAGGGTCTGGGCGCCCGGATACGCGACGGGTCGTTCGACACCCTGCTGGTACGGCCCGTTCCGGTGCTCGCGCAGGTCGCCGCGGACCAGTTCCCGCTGCGCCGGTTCGGCCGGGTCATCCAGGGGTCGTTGGTGCTGGGCTGGGCGCTGTTCGCCGTCGACATCGACTGGAGTGCGCCGAAGGTGCTGCTGGTGCCGGTGATGCTGGTCAGCGGCGCGGTGATCTTCGGGGCGATCTTCGTCGCGGGCGCGGCCTTCCAGTTCCTGGCGCAGGACGCCGCCCAGGTGCAGAACGCGTTCACGTACGGCGGCACCACGCTGCTGCAGTACCCCCCGACCTTGTTCGGGAAGGACCTGGTGCGCGGGGTGACGTTCATGGTGCCGCTCGCCTTCGTCAACTGGCTGCCCGCGTCCTACGTGCTGGGGCGGCCGTATCCGCTCGACCTGCCGACGTGGGTGACGTTCCTGTCGCCGCTCGCCGCCGGAGTGTGCTGTGCGCTGGCGGGTGTGGTGTGGCGAGTGGGGCTTCGTTCGTACCGGAGTACAGGGAGTTAGGGCCAGTGACAGAGGGTTTCATCGAGCTCGACCGGGTCGAGAAGGTCTTCGTCGTCCGCAAGAAGGCCGGCTTCCTCAAGCGTGAACGCCGTGAGGTGCGGGCGGTCGACTCGATCACCTTCTCCGTGGCGCGCGGCGAGATGGTCGGCTACATCGGTCCGAACGGTGCCGGAAAGTCCACCACCATCAAGATGCTCACCGGCATCCTCACCCCGAGCGGCGGCCGGCTGCGTGTCGCAGGGATCGATCCGTCCCGTGAGCGCACGCGTCTCGCCCACCGGATCGGGGTGGTGTTCGGGCAGCGTACGACGCTGTGGTGGGACCTGCCGCTGATCGACTCGTACCGTCTGATGCACCGCATGTACCGGATCCCGGACGCCCGTTACCGCGAGAACCTCGACCGCTGCGTCGAACTCCTCGAACTGGACGCCCTGTTGGACGTGCCGGTACGCCAACTCTCGCTCGGCCAGCGGATGCGCGGCGACATCGCGGCGGCCCTCCTCCACGACCCCGAGGTGCTCTACCTCGACGAGCCGACGATCGGCCTCGACGTCATCTCCAAGGCCAAGGTCCGGGAATTCCTGCGGGAGTTGAACACCGAGCGCGGCACCACGGTCCTGCTGACCACGCACGACCTCCAGGACATCGAGCAGTTGTGCTCCCGCGTGATGGTCATCGACCACGGGCGCCTGATGTACGACGGCCCGCTCGTCGGCCTGCATGAGGCGGGGGAGAGCGAACGCACCCTGGTGGTGGACCTGGAGCGGGAGCTTCCGCCGATCGAGGCGCCGCCCGCCAGGGTCGTACGGGTGGAAGGGCCGCGCCAGTGGCTCGCGTTCCCGGCGTCGGAGTCGGCGGCGCCGCTGGTGGCGCGGATCGCGGCGGAGTATCCGCTGGTGGATCTGTCGGTGCGGGAGCCGGACATCGAGGCCGTGATCGCGCGGATGTACGCGGAGCGGGCGACCGCATAGTGTCCGGGCCGTCGAACTCGTAGGCTGAGGGATATGACGGACGATGCCCCGGAACTGCGTGCTTCCGACGCCGATCGAGAACGAGTCGCCGAGGTACTGCGGGACGCCCTGGCCGAGGGGCGGCTCGACATGACGGAGTTCGAGGAGCGGCTGGACGCGACGTACAAGGCACGGACGTACGGCGAACTGACGCCGATCACCCGTGACCTGCCCGCCGCCGGGGTGACACCGCCGTCCGTCGACATGCTCAAGAGGCCCGAACAGGACGGGAGTTGGGGCCGGCGGATCGTCGGCGGCGAGGGCTCGTCCACGTGGGCCGTCGCCGTGATGTCCGGCTTCCAGCGCAAGGGGCGCTGGACCGTGCCCAGGCGGTTCAACTGCTTCGCCTTCTGGGGCGGCGGTGAGATCGATCTGCGCGAG contains:
- a CDS encoding GroES family chaperonin, which produces MSANSNEHSTQDDKLPIRMLHDRVLVRQETGEGERRSGGGILIPATAAVGRRLAWAEVVAVGQNVRTVEPGDRVLYDPEDRAEVEVRGIAYVLMRERDLHAVAADRFEGSEDSTGLYL
- a CDS encoding ABC transporter permease, whose protein sequence is MGSVRLYAAVAAGSFRRYATYRVATAAGVFTNTVFGLILVYTYLALWDERPDLGGYDQAQAVTYVWLGQALFAALAIQGGGFENELMERIRTGEIAVDLYRPADLQLWWLASDLGRMLFQLAGRGVIPFVFGALFFPMALPGDVGTWAAFLVTLLLAALVSFGIRYLAALSVFWLMDARGVMQALMVTGIFCSGMTLPLNAFPDALGDVVQALPWAAQLQVPADVLMGESAPLGAFAFQAAWAVALLAAGRLLQSAATRRVVVQGG
- the rdgB gene encoding RdgB/HAM1 family non-canonical purine NTP pyrophosphatase, coding for MTRLILATRNAGKITELKAILADAGLPHDLVGADAYPDIPDVKETGVTFAENALLKAHALAQATGLPAVADDSGLCVDVLNGAPGIFSARWSGRHGDDRANLDLLLAQLSDIPDEHRGAHFACAAALALPDGTERVVEGQLRGVLRHTPVGTNGFGYDPILQPEGETRTCAEMSAEEKNAISHRGKAFRALVPVVRELLG
- a CDS encoding DUF3618 domain-containing protein — encoded protein: MADTSDTRTPAQIEADIKHRRDVLAETLDEIGVRVHPKTIVGDAKAKVVSNVDRTLGRAYVSVNRVVSDVKGQFVDHKGAPRLERIVPVALVAVGLVGLLALGSRRRKG
- the bcp gene encoding thioredoxin-dependent thiol peroxidase: MTERLQPGDTAPAFTLPDADGTEVSLSDHKGRKVIVYFYPAALTPGCTKQACDFTDNLELLTGAGYDVIGISPDAPEKLAKFREKENLKVTLVGDPEKTVIESYGAYGEKKNYGKTYMGVIRSTVIVDEEGKVERALYNVRATGHVAKIIKDLGI
- a CDS encoding ABC transporter ATP-binding protein, encoding MTEGFIELDRVEKVFVVRKKAGFLKRERREVRAVDSITFSVARGEMVGYIGPNGAGKSTTIKMLTGILTPSGGRLRVAGIDPSRERTRLAHRIGVVFGQRTTLWWDLPLIDSYRLMHRMYRIPDARYRENLDRCVELLELDALLDVPVRQLSLGQRMRGDIAAALLHDPEVLYLDEPTIGLDVISKAKVREFLRELNTERGTTVLLTTHDLQDIEQLCSRVMVIDHGRLMYDGPLVGLHEAGESERTLVVDLERELPPIEAPPARVVRVEGPRQWLAFPASESAAPLVARIAAEYPLVDLSVREPDIEAVIARMYAERATA
- a CDS encoding transglycosylase domain-containing protein: MNDQPQPHQPDPGKKRPERTGWRRLIPTWRMVLGTCIIGTLLLAGLFFLGYSLVKIPPANALATKQSNIYLYADGSQLARDGEVNRENVTLAQISKAAQHSVLAAEDRDFYSESAIDPTAMVRAAWNTATGKGKQSGSTITQQYVKNYYLAQEQTVTRKVKEFFISIKLDQEQSKDDILQGYLNTSYFGRNAYGIQAAAQAYYGMDADDLDAAHGAYLAALLNAPSEYDVVAHPENKAAAEGRWRYVLDGMVKEGWLSKADRAGLKFPMPKEQTVSTGMSGQRGYIVAAIKDYLTQNKVVTAEELDAGGYRITTTLQKTRQNAFVKAVDDQLMSKLDKKNNKVDTYVRAGGAAVEPKTGKVVAMYGGIDYVKQYTNNATRRDFQVGSTFKPFVFTSAVENESVTQDGRPITPNTVYDGTSERPVQGWSGAYAPENEDDVNYGDITVRTATDKSVNSVYAQLAVDVGPDKVRQTAVDLGIPGTTPDLTATPSIALGPATASVLDMAEAYATLANHGKHGTYTLINKITKDGADVVDLPKRSTRQVVTREAADTTTSMLQSVVDNGTATAAQAAGRPAAGKTGTAEEDTAAWFAGYTPDLATVVSVMGQDPVTAAHKPLYGAMGEPRINGGGAPADIWAQFTKDALKGTPVNDFDLQLQEGANEPQTPTGEPPADPDPEAPTDDATTGRPTDGTTTGGQDTQGQTDGGTTTTGGTTTGGTTTDGGTTGDTTTDGTTTDGGTTGDTTTGGTTGDTSTGGTTGDTTGGDTGGTGDTTEGTSAGGDPPLFSE
- a CDS encoding ABC transporter permease; translated protein: MGETSRLVDGVRAYLLIAGMWIRAGMTYRVSFVVTVLGNLLLSGLDFVGILLMFSQVDSLGGWTLPEVAFLYGLSVTAFGITDLLLGSSEGLGARIRDGSFDTLLVRPVPVLAQVAADQFPLRRFGRVIQGSLVLGWALFAVDIDWSAPKVLLVPVMLVSGAVIFGAIFVAGAAFQFLAQDAAQVQNAFTYGGTTLLQYPPTLFGKDLVRGVTFMVPLAFVNWLPASYVLGRPYPLDLPTWVTFLSPLAAGVCCALAGVVWRVGLRSYRSTGS